The Arachis ipaensis cultivar K30076 chromosome B07, Araip1.1, whole genome shotgun sequence genomic interval ACAAGAACTTGTTGGGTTATGGTGATATATGGGATACTTCTTTGGCATACGGTGGCAGCCAAGCAACAGAGTTGAGCTTAGGGGTCTATGCGCCTCGAATTAAGAAACTGTTGAGCCCTATTGTGGCACGGATATCATTGATTTCCCAAGATTGGCAGGAGTTTTCTTCGTATAAAGAACAGTTACTGGGTGCTTCTCTTGGATTGATCTCCACAAAGCACCATGACTTGGTTTACACTCTTGGGTGGCGCACATTGACAGATCCATCACAAACATCATCCAGGTCTATAAGGAGGCAGCTTGGGCACGGTTTACTTTCATCTTTGAAGTATACCTTTAAAATGGACAGGAGAAATTCACCTATTAGGCCTACAAGAGGCTATGCTTTTCTCTCTACCACCCATCTTGGTGGTCTTGCACCAGATAACCGGAGTTTGCGGTTTCTCCGTCAGGTGTGATTAAATCCTTTTATTGTCTGTTGACTTATATGCTGCACTGCAAAAGTTTTAATTTGTCTGTTATTAATTAGACATGATAATCTTTCTATTGAGTGATAGTGATAGAAGAACTAGAAATTATTGGAATAATCTTGGTAGTATTCCTAATTGACATAGTTCGAGCATGTGGAACTATCTCCTTGGATTGAGAAACTATCAGAACCACTTCCCATATAAGATAATCTGCATTAGCATTTGTCTCTTGCTATCTCTGATGACATCATTCAGTTCAGATGATGTTGGTTGTCAAAACTAAAACTAGAGATGCTAATATATTTAACAATGTATTTGGTTAATTCAAATGGTGACTCTATCTTGAGATGATTGATTGCTTATGGTGCTATGCTTTTTCAATGGGTTCAGTATCTTGTTGATAGTGAGCTAGATTTTAGGATTTCATTTTGCTTAAATTGTCCACATAATAACTTCACTGCTGAGTGGTGGATGTGATATTAGGCCATAAGACATTCTTCCACCAGGATAAACCTTGATGACCAAAATAGTTTAACCTTGTTTTAATGGTAAAATAGTCAGAAATTGTCCACCAAGGCATACCTTCTGGATCTTCATATctgttactttattttatttttgttgccccttttaaaattcttttttctTAAGTAGCTCTGTAATATTTCCAGTTCTAATGCAGGAATTTGATGTTCGTTTTGCTGTCCCCTTTGGGTTTTATAATACAGCATTGAACCTTGGGATTTCTGCCGGTGCTGTTTTTCCATGGGGACAAGGATTCATGAACAAGACATCTCCACTGCCAGAAAGGTTTTATTTGGGTGGTGACTTCTCCCCAGTTTGTACCTTAGGAGGACCAACAACATTATGGGGCTTTAAAACTAGGGGGTTAGGTCCTACTGAACCACGGAGGCAAAGTAGGGATAGAGCTGATGGTAACAACAGTGATTCCCCTGGATGGGATTTTATAGGAGGAGATCTTGCTGTTACTGCATTTGCAGACCTATCTTTTGATCTTCCAATCAAGTGGTTGAGAGAACATGGAATCCATGGACATGTTTTTGCTGGTTCGGGTAATGCTGCCAAATTAACTCAGAATGAATATAAGCAATTCTCTGCTCGAAAGTTTGTAGAATCCTTTCGAACATCGGTCGGGTGTGGAATTGTTATTCCCACACGACTCTTCCGCCTAGAGGTCAGCTTCATTTTCAACCTCTATATCTAATTAAGAAGTAGGCCATGCTACTAAAAAATGTGGGGAAATATTGAAGTGAAATGCCAATGATAGACTGCAAAATGTATGGTGGgaagggaaatatattttttaaagaaaTCTAGATACTTTAATTTCCCTTTCTCCCTCACTTTTCGCTCTGAGCTGAGCACTTAATACTTGCTTATAATATCATCTTCCTGAAAATCCGATCCGTCATCTGAACTTGCCGGGTGAAGTCACTTGACATTATTTCATATTTGAATTTATCATTGTAATTTAATGTATCAGAACTGGGAGATTAGCATTGTTCTTAATAATCGTTGATATTCTGCTATTTTAGTTGCTTTGTACCAAAACTTCTTAATCTCACCTGCACGATTCTTGTTTTTCAGGGTAACTACTTTTACATACTCAGGAAGCATGAACATGATCGAGGCAAGACTGGTTTTAGGTTCAGCTTCTCAGCTCCTTCATAATGCCTGAGATTCCTGTTCCTTCAATGTAATCTTCACTTCACACATGAACAgtttgaattttcatttttttcccctTTATCCATACAATGTCAGGAGAGGGCACTGTTCTATGATGGTTTCGGAACGTTTTTGGATTGGTTTTGCAGTTATAGTATCCCTTTTAGGGTTCATAATATAAGCCAAGCTCATTGCACGGCAAATGTGTACCAAGATTGGCATGTTTTGCTCTAGGACTTGATTGTCATTCAGAATTCACAAACTTTAGAAGTGCATCTTTTTTCTCCCTTTAAAATCATGTTACATACAAGTTATTCAGTTGTTAAGACAACGCTGTCATTATAGCATCATTTAATTCAAAACAGGTTGGGAAACAAAAGGGTTATCTGCCATCAATCAGCCAATTTTAGTTTGTTGTTTCAATCTTTCTATAGTGGCAAGTTAGGCACGAGGATAATTGCTGATCCAAAATTCCATTTTCCTCACAGAAAATTATACAAACATCACCAtcattaaaattatattaaaaaattgatTCATGAGATACAAAAACTATTGAAAATCCTTtgattttttgtattaaaaattatACAATTGTGGATTGAATCATATGTCACATATATTTTTCTATGGGAATATGGTCTGTTTCAATTTAAAATTGTGTTTACTAAGACTCCCATCTTGTTCCCAA includes:
- the LOC107609465 gene encoding uncharacterized protein LOC107609465 — encoded protein: MTNTEPHPLNDNAEQELEEDDEPEDEKEQEENEEEEDVLPNLRTPQSAASKLHEQRFKVETLARRLSSEMVPIRVHDVLVKGNTKTKDWVIEAELKGIETATTMQDLMRACEAAIARLQALEIFDSCKVRLEPGPKELPNTANVVVDVVESNNTVSGECGVYTKPSTSSWTLECALKYKNLLGYGDIWDTSLAYGGSQATELSLGVYAPRIKKLLSPIVARISLISQDWQEFSSYKEQLLGASLGLISTKHHDLVYTLGWRTLTDPSQTSSRSIRRQLGHGLLSSLKYTFKMDRRNSPIRPTRGYAFLSTTHLGGLAPDNRSLRFLRQEFDVRFAVPFGFYNTALNLGISAGAVFPWGQGFMNKTSPLPERFYLGGDFSPVCTLGGPTTLWGFKTRGLGPTEPRRQSRDRADGNNSDSPGWDFIGGDLAVTAFADLSFDLPIKWLREHGIHGHVFAGSGNAAKLTQNEYKQFSARKFVESFRTSVGCGIVIPTRLFRLEGNYFYILRKHEHDRGKTGFRFSFSAPS